Proteins co-encoded in one Opitutus terrae PB90-1 genomic window:
- a CDS encoding family 1 glycosylhydrolase, with product MVDLRQSHFGKLVASGGFLWCTGIEDTFITAPSPKTGRTLDEYELTGHYEHWREDIDLMAELGVPAARYGIPWHRICPQPGVWDWQWADRPLERMLDRGIAPIVDLVHYGLPAWIEPAYLHPDYPNHVAEFAARVAARFKGRIFAYTPLNEPRITAWYCGRLGWWPPFRRSWRGFVAVMLGVCRGIIATLAALRSVDPEILPVHVDATDHYHAEDPSLVLEAEHRQAIVFLALDLISGRITDDHPLFGWLLSHGTTEGELAWFRDHAVPLPWLGLNLYPMFTRKVLQRTASGHTRISMIYSTEQLVEDVTRLYWERYHAPLLISETASSGSIRKRRLWLDGSARAVQRLRAEGVPLLGYTWWPLFALVTWGYRQGDLPPQSYFRQMGLWDLDPHQQRARTSLVDRYQELVRGGTGSAGPLSAAASRAPVRS from the coding sequence ATGGTCGACCTGCGTCAGTCCCATTTCGGCAAGCTCGTCGCCAGCGGAGGATTTCTTTGGTGCACCGGGATCGAGGACACGTTCATCACGGCGCCGTCGCCCAAGACCGGCCGCACTCTCGACGAATACGAGCTCACCGGGCACTACGAGCACTGGCGTGAGGACATCGATTTGATGGCGGAACTCGGCGTGCCGGCCGCGCGCTACGGCATTCCCTGGCATCGGATCTGCCCACAACCCGGCGTCTGGGACTGGCAATGGGCCGACCGTCCGCTCGAACGCATGCTCGACCGCGGCATCGCGCCCATCGTCGATCTCGTCCACTACGGACTGCCGGCATGGATCGAACCGGCGTATCTCCACCCCGACTATCCCAACCACGTCGCCGAATTCGCCGCGCGCGTCGCCGCGCGCTTCAAGGGCCGGATCTTCGCCTACACGCCGCTGAACGAGCCGCGGATCACCGCATGGTATTGCGGCCGGCTCGGCTGGTGGCCGCCGTTTCGCCGCAGCTGGCGCGGGTTCGTCGCCGTCATGCTCGGTGTTTGCCGCGGCATCATCGCCACGCTCGCGGCGCTGCGCTCCGTCGACCCCGAAATCCTGCCGGTTCACGTCGACGCCACCGATCATTACCACGCCGAGGATCCCTCGCTCGTACTCGAGGCGGAGCACCGGCAGGCGATCGTGTTTCTCGCGCTGGACCTCATTAGCGGCCGGATCACCGACGACCATCCGCTCTTCGGCTGGCTGCTGAGCCACGGCACGACCGAGGGCGAGCTCGCGTGGTTTCGCGACCACGCCGTGCCGCTGCCCTGGCTCGGGCTGAACCTTTATCCGATGTTCACGCGAAAGGTCCTGCAGCGCACCGCGAGCGGCCACACACGAATCAGCATGATCTACTCCACCGAGCAGCTCGTGGAGGACGTCACCCGACTTTACTGGGAACGCTACCACGCCCCGCTGCTGATTTCGGAAACCGCCTCGTCCGGCTCGATCCGGAAGCGCCGGCTCTGGCTCGATGGTTCGGCCCGCGCGGTGCAACGGCTGCGCGCCGAAGGCGTGCCCCTGCTCGGCTATACCTGGTGGCCCTTGTTTGCGCTGGTCACGTGGGGCTACCGACAGGGCGATCTTCCGCCGCAATCCTACTTTCGCCAAATGGGGTTGTGGGATCTCGATCCACACCAGCAGCGCGCACGCACCTCGCTGGTGGACCGCTACCAAGAACTCGTCCGCG
- the glf gene encoding UDP-galactopyranose mutase, which yields MFDYLIVGAGFAGSVLAERLASVQNKKVLLIDRRAHIGGNAYDCHNEHGILIHRYGPHIFHTNSAEIFNYLSRFTEWRQYQHRVRAMVDGRLLPIPINLDTVNELYGLHLTPDGMKEYLASIAEKCEHVRTSEDVVVGSVGRDLYEKFFRGYTRKQWGLDPSELDAQVTARVPVRFNRDDRYFTDTYQAMPARGFTHMFENMLDHPNIKILLNADYREVRDEVSFDQLIFTGPIDEYFDYTFGRLPYRCLEFKHETHHRPVFQPAPVVNYPNEYAYTRVTEFKYLTGQDHPLTSVVYEFPKSEGDPYYPIPRADNAALYKRYQALAANTPGVHFVGRLGTYRYYNMDQVVGQALTVFSRLAQTTRAEALASA from the coding sequence ATGTTTGATTATCTCATCGTCGGCGCCGGATTCGCCGGCAGCGTCCTGGCCGAACGGCTCGCCAGCGTGCAAAACAAAAAGGTGCTGCTGATCGACCGCCGCGCCCACATCGGCGGCAACGCCTACGATTGCCACAACGAGCACGGGATCCTGATTCATCGCTACGGCCCCCACATCTTCCACACGAATTCGGCGGAGATCTTTAACTATCTCTCGCGGTTCACCGAGTGGCGGCAGTATCAGCACCGCGTCCGCGCGATGGTCGACGGCCGGCTGCTGCCCATCCCGATCAATCTCGACACGGTGAACGAGCTCTACGGGCTGCACCTCACCCCGGACGGGATGAAGGAGTATCTCGCGTCGATCGCCGAGAAATGCGAACACGTGCGCACCTCCGAGGACGTCGTCGTCGGCAGCGTCGGTCGCGATCTCTACGAAAAATTCTTCCGCGGCTACACACGCAAGCAGTGGGGCCTCGATCCCTCCGAGTTGGATGCGCAGGTCACCGCGCGCGTGCCGGTGCGGTTCAACCGCGACGACCGCTACTTCACCGACACTTACCAGGCGATGCCGGCGCGCGGTTTCACCCACATGTTCGAGAACATGCTCGATCATCCCAACATCAAGATCCTGCTCAATGCCGACTACCGCGAGGTGCGCGACGAGGTGTCATTCGACCAGCTGATCTTTACCGGGCCGATCGACGAGTACTTCGACTACACGTTCGGCCGGCTGCCCTACCGCTGCCTCGAGTTCAAGCACGAGACGCATCACCGCCCGGTGTTTCAGCCCGCGCCCGTCGTGAACTACCCAAACGAGTATGCCTACACGCGCGTGACGGAGTTCAAATATCTCACGGGTCAGGATCACCCGCTCACGAGCGTCGTCTACGAGTTTCCCAAATCCGAAGGCGATCCCTACTACCCGATCCCGCGCGCCGACAACGCCGCGCTCTACAAGCGCTACCAGGCGCTCGCCGCGAACACGCCGGGCGTGCATTTCGTCGGGCGGCTCGGCACCTACCGCTACTACAACATGGATCAGGTCGTCGGCCAGGCACTCACGGTCTTCAGCCGGCTGGCGCAGACCACGCGCGCCGAAGCCTTGGCCTCCGCGTGA
- a CDS encoding Glu/Leu/Phe/Val family dehydrogenase has translation MSKVIISTLYDSDVFKMACRQFDKAADAINLPENLRDRTKYPKRCLAVALPIRRDDGSISVFEGYRVQHNLSTGPSKGGIRYHQNVTIGEVAALAMWMSWKCSLVGLPYGGAKGGVVVDPRELSDGELERLSRRYMQEMVNFLGPHVDVPAPDVGTNERVMAWMMDTYSNHVGHIEPSIVTGKPISVGGSQGRREATGAGVAYLATRYLEDLGLSPASSTVAVQGFGNVGSEAALAFENYGVKVIALSDYTGGVYNPNGINVRKAVAYVRSQKVLRDLPDAEPITNEQLLELPCTVLAPCALERVITEANASKLRCRVLAEGANGPTTNSADRIIDERGDIELIPDVLCNSGGVVVSYFEWIQNLQNYYWDRDEVMKKLYAILDKARESVEYQKRKLKFSRRLAALTLGIQRVADAKAARGLFP, from the coding sequence ATGTCCAAGGTCATCATCTCGACGCTGTACGACTCAGACGTTTTCAAGATGGCTTGCCGCCAGTTCGACAAGGCTGCCGACGCCATCAACCTCCCCGAAAATCTCCGCGATCGGACGAAATACCCCAAGCGGTGCCTCGCGGTCGCGCTGCCGATTCGTCGCGATGACGGCAGCATCAGCGTGTTCGAGGGCTACCGGGTGCAGCACAATCTCTCGACCGGCCCATCGAAGGGCGGCATCCGTTACCACCAGAACGTCACGATCGGCGAGGTCGCCGCGCTCGCGATGTGGATGAGTTGGAAATGTTCGCTGGTCGGCCTGCCCTACGGCGGCGCCAAGGGCGGCGTCGTGGTCGACCCACGCGAGCTTTCCGACGGGGAACTCGAGCGGCTGTCGCGCCGCTACATGCAGGAGATGGTGAATTTTCTCGGGCCCCACGTCGACGTACCCGCGCCGGACGTCGGCACCAACGAGCGCGTGATGGCGTGGATGATGGACACCTATTCGAACCACGTCGGCCACATCGAGCCGTCGATCGTGACGGGCAAGCCCATTTCCGTCGGCGGGTCCCAAGGCCGGCGCGAAGCCACTGGCGCCGGCGTCGCCTATCTTGCGACGCGTTATCTCGAAGATCTCGGCCTTTCGCCCGCTTCCTCCACCGTGGCCGTGCAAGGCTTCGGCAACGTCGGCAGCGAAGCGGCCCTCGCCTTCGAAAATTACGGGGTGAAGGTCATCGCACTCTCCGACTACACCGGCGGCGTCTACAATCCGAACGGCATCAACGTCCGCAAGGCCGTCGCCTATGTTCGCTCGCAAAAGGTGCTGCGCGATCTGCCTGACGCCGAACCGATCACCAACGAACAATTGCTCGAGTTGCCGTGCACCGTTCTCGCGCCGTGCGCGCTCGAACGCGTCATCACCGAGGCCAATGCGTCCAAGCTCCGCTGCCGCGTGCTCGCCGAAGGCGCCAACGGACCGACCACCAACTCCGCCGATCGGATCATCGACGAACGCGGCGACATCGAGCTAATCCCCGACGTGCTCTGCAATTCGGGCGGCGTGGTCGTTTCCTACTTCGAGTGGATTCAGAATCTGCAGAACTATTATTGGGATCGCGACGAGGTGATGAAGAAGCTGTATGCGATCCTCGACAAGGCGCGCGAGTCGGTGGAATACCAGAAACGAAAGCTCAAGTTCAGCCGACGGCTCGCGGCGTTGACGCTCGGCATCCAGCGCGTCGCCGACGCGAAAGCTGCGCGCGGTCTGTTCCCGTAA
- a CDS encoding glycoside hydrolase family 2 protein produces the protein MFPSSAIPRPEYPRPDRQRGLIEGVDWLNLNGPWQFRFDPQRRGHDEQWFGRSGPEWREQIIVPFCWESLAAWGEADAAGNDHFYSTRVFLKPLEVTRENHRIAARHEVGWYRRRIEIPDNAHWRNHRIILTIGAADFATDCWCNGVHCGHREGGYVPHEFDLTDALTAGDADSPAREALLVLRVEDPMDNREQPVGKQWGWYTPTSGIWQTVFLEPRAATYIDNFRIVSDIDQGRVSFEVACAGLQPNTTALVAIIPPDAPPHQLALTISGSVATGDTEVYPVSLWDTADPKLYRVVFRLLEDEREVDVVRSYFGMRKIGTVPATDVNAPAMLSLNNKPIYLRGALYQSYHPDGVYTATDARTLCRDISFAREAGFDFLRIHIKLDDPLLLYHADTQGMLLMQDFPNFGEGGDTPLGRQRFEEMLRLGLARDFNHPSIIAWCIFNETWGFGGQTELMKVILPTSRATKEEVKEAAQKLINTSSFKWVHEMWQLAKSLDPTRLIEDMSVVAWEHLAAYGHVDTDINSWHFYLDDYAKAKAHIENVIAKTHTGSSFNYIEGYQQRGVPLINSEYGGVGALDGDRDVSWSFKFLTNELRVHGQLSAYIYTELHDVEWEYNGLLNYDRTPKEFGYPPSMINQGDVLPINAPPIAQHAPGSTVEVEVFSSHFSRRRREGVTLQWLVSGMDTLGTHHPQLTRGRARIPFTHHRVELAQRIQVRLPEQPMLCALSVAAVTADGQPVASNYVQHFVCGAPPPEREETANSLILRRRVTDWTDAEWSESHATREDAIKAGCCYGYGAGYFEWEFTDELIPLIGQARRVRVLCEVSSRRIDTPQTDAHRHPTSFELLINDLPVHRTLLPDHPHDSRGALSYLRGGRGGFGYLMRGAIEGELLQQVAAAGARHGTMRLRCAVPADTFPQGGLSVYDYDCGRYPIGPTILIEWEQG, from the coding sequence ATGTTTCCTAGCTCCGCCATCCCCCGCCCCGAATATCCCCGGCCTGACCGACAGCGCGGTTTGATCGAAGGCGTCGACTGGCTCAACCTGAATGGCCCGTGGCAGTTTCGCTTCGATCCGCAGCGCCGCGGCCATGACGAGCAGTGGTTCGGGCGCAGCGGCCCCGAATGGCGCGAACAGATCATCGTCCCCTTCTGCTGGGAATCGCTCGCCGCGTGGGGGGAAGCCGACGCCGCCGGCAACGACCACTTCTACTCGACCCGCGTCTTCCTGAAACCGCTGGAGGTCACGCGCGAAAATCACCGCATCGCCGCGCGCCACGAGGTCGGCTGGTATCGGCGGCGGATCGAGATTCCGGACAACGCTCACTGGCGGAATCATCGCATCATCCTGACGATCGGCGCGGCGGATTTCGCCACCGACTGCTGGTGCAACGGCGTGCACTGCGGTCATCGCGAGGGCGGCTACGTGCCGCACGAGTTCGATCTCACCGACGCGCTCACCGCCGGCGATGCCGATTCGCCGGCGCGCGAGGCGTTGCTGGTGCTGCGGGTCGAGGACCCGATGGACAACCGCGAGCAGCCCGTGGGCAAGCAGTGGGGCTGGTACACTCCCACCAGCGGGATCTGGCAAACGGTGTTCCTCGAGCCGCGGGCCGCGACCTACATCGACAATTTCCGCATCGTTTCCGACATCGACCAGGGTCGCGTCTCGTTCGAGGTGGCCTGCGCCGGCCTGCAGCCGAATACCACGGCGCTGGTCGCGATCATCCCCCCGGACGCTCCGCCCCATCAGCTCGCGCTCACGATCAGCGGCTCGGTCGCGACGGGCGACACGGAGGTTTATCCGGTGTCGCTCTGGGACACCGCCGATCCGAAACTGTATCGCGTGGTGTTCCGGCTGCTCGAGGACGAGCGCGAGGTCGACGTCGTCCGCAGTTACTTCGGCATGCGGAAAATCGGCACCGTGCCCGCGACCGACGTGAACGCGCCGGCGATGCTTTCGCTCAACAACAAGCCGATTTACCTGCGCGGCGCACTCTACCAGTCCTACCATCCCGACGGCGTCTACACGGCCACCGATGCGCGCACGCTGTGCCGCGACATCAGCTTCGCGCGCGAGGCCGGCTTCGATTTTCTCCGCATCCACATCAAGCTCGATGATCCGCTGCTGCTCTACCACGCCGACACTCAGGGGATGCTGCTGATGCAGGATTTTCCGAACTTCGGCGAAGGCGGCGACACGCCGCTCGGTCGCCAGCGCTTCGAGGAAATGCTACGGCTCGGTTTGGCGCGCGACTTCAACCATCCGTCGATCATCGCCTGGTGCATTTTCAACGAAACCTGGGGGTTCGGCGGTCAGACCGAGCTGATGAAAGTCATCCTGCCGACCTCCCGCGCGACAAAGGAAGAGGTCAAGGAAGCCGCGCAGAAGTTGATCAACACCTCGTCGTTCAAATGGGTCCACGAGATGTGGCAGCTCGCGAAGTCGCTCGATCCCACGCGGCTGATCGAGGACATGAGCGTCGTCGCCTGGGAACATCTCGCCGCTTACGGCCACGTCGACACCGACATCAACTCCTGGCATTTCTACCTCGACGATTACGCGAAGGCGAAGGCGCACATCGAGAACGTGATTGCGAAGACGCACACGGGCTCGAGCTTCAACTACATCGAGGGCTATCAGCAGCGCGGCGTGCCGCTGATCAACAGCGAATACGGCGGGGTCGGCGCGCTCGACGGCGATCGCGACGTCAGCTGGTCGTTCAAGTTTCTCACCAACGAGCTCCGCGTGCACGGTCAGCTCTCCGCCTACATCTACACCGAGCTGCACGACGTCGAATGGGAATACAACGGGCTGCTCAACTACGACCGGACGCCGAAGGAATTCGGCTATCCCCCGAGCATGATCAACCAGGGCGACGTGCTGCCGATCAACGCGCCGCCGATCGCGCAACACGCGCCCGGATCCACCGTCGAGGTCGAGGTGTTCTCGTCGCATTTTTCCCGGCGCCGGCGCGAAGGCGTCACGCTGCAGTGGCTGGTGTCGGGCATGGACACGCTCGGCACGCATCACCCGCAACTCACCCGCGGCCGCGCGCGCATCCCGTTCACGCATCATCGCGTCGAGCTCGCGCAGCGCATTCAGGTGCGCCTGCCCGAGCAGCCGATGCTGTGCGCGCTCTCGGTCGCCGCGGTCACGGCCGACGGCCAGCCCGTCGCGAGCAACTACGTGCAACACTTCGTCTGCGGCGCGCCGCCCCCCGAGCGCGAGGAGACGGCAAACTCGCTCATCCTCCGCCGGCGCGTCACCGACTGGACGGACGCCGAATGGAGCGAGTCGCACGCGACGCGCGAGGACGCCATCAAAGCGGGTTGCTGCTACGGTTACGGCGCGGGCTATTTCGAATGGGAGTTCACCGACGAACTCATTCCGCTGATCGGCCAGGCGCGCCGCGTCCGCGTGCTCTGCGAGGTGTCCTCCCGGCGGATCGATACGCCGCAGACCGACGCGCATCGCCACCCGACGTCGTTCGAACTGCTGATCAACGACCTGCCGGTTCATCGCACCTTGCTCCCCGATCATCCGCACGACAGCCGTGGCGCGCTCAGTTATCTCCGCGGCGGCCGCGGCGGATTCGGTTACCTGATGCGCGGGGCGATCGAGGGCGAACTGTTGCAGCAAGTCGCCGCCGCGGGCGCGCGCCACGGCACGATGCGGCTGCGCTGCGCCGTGCCGGCTGACACCTTTCCCCAAGGTGGCCTGTCCGTTTACGACTACGACTGCGGCCGCTATCCGATCGGCCCGACGATTCTGATCGAGTGGGAGCAAGGGTGA
- a CDS encoding glycosyltransferase, with protein MSSPHSSPIPFTALPPLLRRTESILAHHSRSSDRSRDRQSPWAGPSPATVPPIIALCHLSWDWVWQRPQQFLSRLAKTHRVLFVETYCSDVASTTVQLRVADGHPNVTVCQMFLPASRWADGKFIDRERRRALQRTLATDLAGQFDDAILWFNDPMAVTAFAGRLDESLIVYDCMDELSQFKGAPPALLERERELLELADVVFCGGRKMREKRLRYNANCHFYGTGVDIQHFGAARSDTLAVAPEIAELGGPVLGYFGVIDERIDYELLAKLADANPKWHVVMVGPTTKVDPATFPQRRNLHWLGGRPYAQLPALTKGFSVCLMPFALNEATEYINPTKALEYMAAGRPVVSTALDEVKSNFSSVARIGRSHAEFIEFCRRESAVPSETRVARGLRLAADNTWEAIVAKLEGHVADALAARREESAIEVSTVVPLVGNQTAYV; from the coding sequence ATGTCGTCTCCTCACTCCTCACCCATTCCTTTCACTGCGCTGCCCCCTCTCCTGCGTCGTACCGAATCCATTCTTGCCCATCACTCGAGGAGTAGTGATCGCAGTCGTGACCGCCAAAGCCCCTGGGCCGGCCCGTCCCCCGCCACCGTTCCGCCCATCATCGCGCTGTGTCACCTCAGCTGGGACTGGGTCTGGCAACGGCCGCAACAATTCCTCTCCCGGCTGGCGAAGACGCACCGCGTGCTCTTCGTCGAGACCTACTGTTCCGACGTGGCGAGCACGACCGTGCAACTGCGCGTCGCCGACGGGCATCCGAACGTCACCGTCTGCCAGATGTTTCTCCCCGCGAGCCGCTGGGCCGACGGCAAATTCATCGATCGCGAGCGCCGCCGCGCGCTCCAGCGCACCCTCGCCACCGACCTCGCCGGTCAATTCGACGACGCGATCCTGTGGTTTAACGACCCGATGGCCGTGACCGCCTTCGCCGGCCGGCTCGACGAGTCGCTCATCGTCTACGATTGCATGGACGAGCTCTCGCAATTCAAGGGTGCGCCGCCGGCGCTGCTCGAACGCGAACGGGAATTGCTCGAACTCGCCGACGTCGTTTTCTGCGGCGGCCGCAAGATGCGCGAGAAGCGGCTCCGCTATAACGCCAATTGCCACTTCTACGGCACGGGCGTCGACATCCAGCACTTCGGTGCCGCACGCTCGGACACTCTTGCCGTTGCGCCGGAGATCGCCGAACTCGGCGGACCCGTGCTCGGCTACTTTGGCGTGATTGACGAGCGGATCGACTACGAGCTGCTCGCCAAGCTCGCCGATGCGAACCCGAAATGGCACGTCGTCATGGTGGGTCCGACGACGAAGGTCGATCCGGCCACATTCCCGCAGCGGCGGAACTTGCACTGGCTCGGCGGCCGGCCCTACGCCCAGCTGCCGGCCCTCACCAAAGGTTTTTCGGTATGCTTGATGCCGTTCGCACTCAACGAGGCGACGGAATACATCAATCCCACCAAAGCGCTGGAATACATGGCCGCCGGCCGGCCCGTGGTATCGACCGCGCTCGACGAGGTGAAGTCGAACTTCAGCTCCGTTGCGCGGATCGGCCGCTCCCACGCGGAGTTCATCGAGTTCTGCCGCCGCGAGTCCGCGGTCCCGTCCGAAACGCGCGTCGCCCGCGGTCTGCGGCTCGCCGCCGACAACACTTGGGAAGCCATCGTCGCGAAGCTCGAGGGCCACGTCGCCGACGCCCTGGCCGCGCGCCGCGAGGAGTCCGCCATCGAAGTTTCCACCGTCGTGCCGCTCGTCGGCAACCAAACCGCCTATGTTTGA